A genomic region of Gadus macrocephalus chromosome 5, ASM3116895v1 contains the following coding sequences:
- the LOC132457859 gene encoding RAS guanyl-releasing protein 1-like isoform X2: MVSSPPGHGRTSSRASYEMHPRKRSQMDSLVQPLVAQYLAMGGQSKENSANGNIPANEGKEKEHPRSTVGTSPRPRVSPPGLAQRFHRPSPGQQVTQGKSVTPPLGHLNKGASWEELLQACLLTFDSDGVCGSSHLLNITLTMHRLLMSSSDLMDKLTTLVKTAMDNEQPAECQRICYLVRFWIQEFWMMFRLHSSLSDSLEQFQELIRDLGQDHLAPLLETKWMERDWSLKASQKIKANCSKKRKVSLLFDHLEPIELAEHLTFLEFKSFCRISFVDYQSYIRSCCMKDIPAMERSIALCNGISQWVQLMVLSRPTAQLRAEVFTKFIHVAKCLHLILNFNTLMAVVGGLCHSSISRLKDTSAHVPSEVTKVLNEMTDLLSSCRNYDNYRQAYGRCAGFKIPILGVHLKDLISVNEAMSDYVEDDKVNVQKLQALYSHIHELIQLQQTPPRLDANKDLVHLLTLSLDLYYTEDDIYELSYAREPKNCKAPPVTPSRPPMVVDWAPGVAPKPDPRTISKHVQRMVDSVFKNYDHDQNGFICQDDFEKIAASFPFSFCVMDKEKEGLISRDEITAYFMRASVICSKLGLGFVHNFQETTYMKPTFCDNCSGFLWGVIKQGYRCKDCGMNCHKLCKDQVAFECKKNAKGACASDSPSPSLTPVTTGVPEGSEDGPFPYPPDETREWSPGSPVQLPPLILRHQRVHSGTQTEWPSLSSTAAAAATTATPTSPPADGGRPQPSFLLPTPPALPPCPSPVPQRKKRSYAKWENRASTVQRSPEQEDRKPGVEELETENHKLQETNETLRRRLRDTEREVQTLQTLLRRNALHRVEEDSSS; encoded by the exons ATGGTGAGCTCACCGCCGGGGCACGGTCGCACGTCCAGCCGCGCGAGCTATGAAATGCACCCGCGGAAGAGGAGCCAGATGGACAGCCTCGTGCAGCCGCTCGTCGCCCAGTACCTCGCGATGGGAGGCCAGTCCAAAGAAAACAGCGCCAATGGAAATATCCCAGCAAACgaggggaaggagaaggaaCACCC GCGGTCGACCGTGGGTACCAGCCCCAGGCCCCGGGTCTCTCCTCCTGGCCTGGCTCAGAGGTTCCACCGGCCCAGCCCCGGCCAGCAGGTGACCCAGGGCAAGAGCGTCACGCCCCCCCTGGGACACCTCAACAAAGGGGCCAGCTGGGAGGAGCTCCTGCAGGCCTGCTTGCTGACCTTTG actCAGATGGTGTATGTGGGAGCAGCCACCTGTTGAACATTACCCTCACCATGCACCGTCTTCTCATGTCCTCCAGCGACCTCATGGACAAACTCACAACCCT GGTCAAAACGGCGATGGACAACGAACAGCCCGCCGAGTGCCAGAGGATATGCTACCTGGTCAG GTTCTGGATCCAGGAGTTCTGGATGATGTTCCGGTTGCACAGCAGCCTGTCCGACAGCCTGGAGCAGTTCCAGGAGCTGATCCGAGACCTAGGACAGGATCATTTGGCTCCACTCCTGGAGACCAAGTGGAT ggagcGAGACTGGTCGTTGAAGGCCAGCCAGAAGATTAAGGCAAACTGCAGCAAGAAGAGGAAGGTATCTCTTCTCTTCGACCACCTGGAGCCCATCGAGTTGGCTGAACACCTCACCTTCCTGGAGTTCAAGTCCTTCTGCAGGATATCT TTTGTCGACTACCAGAGCTACATCCGCAGCTGCTGCATGAAGGACATCCCCGCCATGGAACGTTCCATCGCTCTGTGTAATGGTATCTCCCAGTGGGTGCAGCTCATGGTGCTGAGCAGGCCTACAGCTCAGCTGAGAGCGGAGGTTTTCACCAAGTTTATTCACGTGGCTAAG TGCCTCCATCTTATTCTCAACTTCAACACACTAATGGCGGTGGTGGGAGGCCTGTGTCACAGTTCCATCTCCAGGCTGAAGGACACGAGCGCACACGTACCCAGCGAGGTCACCAAG GTCCTGAATGAGATGACAGACCTGCTGTCGTCCTGTAGGAACTATGACAACTATAGACAGGCCTACGGCAGGTGTGCAGGTTTCAAGATCCCCATACTGGGCGtgcacctgaaggacctgatctcCGTCAACGAGGCCATGTCGGACTATGTGGAGGACGACAAGGTGAACGTGCAGAAGTTGCAGGCGCTCTACAGCCACATCCACGAGCTGATCCAGCTGCAGCAGACCCCGCCCCGGCTGGACGCCAACAAGGACCTTGTGCACCTGCTCACG CTGTCCCTGGACCTGTACTACACAGAGGATGACATTTACGAGCTGTCCTACGCAAGAGAGCCCAAGAACTGCAAGGCGCCC CCCGTCACGCCATCTAGACCCCCAATGGTAGTGGACTGGGCCCCGGGAGTAGCCCCCAAACCAGATCCGCGGACCATCAGCAAACATGTGCAGAGAATGGTGGAC TCCGTTTTCAAGAACTACGACCACGACCAGAACGGCTTCATCTGCCAGGACGACTTTGAGAAAATCGCAGCCAGCTTTCCCTTCTCCTTCTGTGTCATGGACAAAGAGAA GGAAGGCCTCATCAGCCGAGATGAGATCACTGCCTACTTCATGAGAGCCAGTGTCATCTGCTCCAAGCTGGGCCTGGGCTTCGTCCACAACTTCCAGGAGACCACGTACATGAAGCCCACCTTCTGTGACAACTGTTCAGGATTC TTGTGGGGCGTCATTAAACAAGGCTACAGATGCAAAG ACTGTGGGATGAACTGCCACAAGCTGTGCAAGGACCAGGTGGCCTTCGAGTGCAAGAAGAACGCGAAAGGGGCGTGTGCAAGCGACAGCCCGAGCCCCAGCCTGACCCCTGTAACAACAGGGGTCCCGGAAG GCTCGGAGGACGGGCCCTTCCCCTACCCGCCAGACGAGACCCGGGAGTGGAGCCCAGGGTCCccggtgcagctgcccccgCTGATACTGAGGCACCAGAGGGTCCACAGTGGCACCCAAACAGAGtggccctccctctcctccaccgccgccgccgccgccaccaccgccacgccCACCTCCCCCCCGGCCGACGGCGGCCGCCCTCAGCCGTCCTTCCTGTTGCCCACCCCGCCCGCCCTTCCCCCCTGCCCCAGCCCCGTGCCGCAGCGTAAGAAGCGCTCCTACGCCAAGTGGGAGAACCGGGCGTCCACCGTGCAGCGGTCCCCGGAGCAGGAGGACCGCAAACCGGgcgtggaggagctggagacg GAGAACCACAAGCTGCAGGAGACCAACGAGACGCTACGCAGGAGGCTGAGGGACACGGAGCGGGAGGTGCAGACGCTGCAGACGCTGCTCCGGAGAAACGCCCTGCACCGCGTGGAGGAGGACTCCTCCTCCTAG
- the LOC132457859 gene encoding RAS guanyl-releasing protein 1-like isoform X1 — protein MVTVKTAMDNEQPAECQRICYLVRFWIQEFWMMFRLHSSLSDSLEQFQELIRDLGQDHLAPLLETKWMERDWSLKASQKIKANCSKKRKVSLLFDHLEPIELAEHLTFLEFKSFCRISFVDYQSYIRSCCMKDIPAMERSIALCNGISQWVQLMVLSRPTAQLRAEVFTKFIHVAKCLHLILNFNTLMAVVGGLCHSSISRLKDTSAHVPSEVTKVLNEMTDLLSSCRNYDNYRQAYGRCAGFKIPILGVHLKDLISVNEAMSDYVEDDKVNVQKLQALYSHIHELIQLQQTPPRLDANKDLVHLLTLSLDLYYTEDDIYELSYAREPKNCKAPPVTPSRPPMVVDWAPGVAPKPDPRTISKHVQRMVDSVFKNYDHDQNGFICQDDFEKIAASFPFSFCVMDKEKEGLISRDEITAYFMRASVICSKLGLGFVHNFQETTYMKPTFCDNCSGFLWGVIKQGYRCKDCGMNCHKLCKDQVAFECKKNAKGACASDSPSPSLTPVTTGVPEGSEDGPFPYPPDETREWSPGSPVQLPPLILRHQRVHSGTQTEWPSLSSTAAAAATTATPTSPPADGGRPQPSFLLPTPPALPPCPSPVPQRKKRSYAKWENRASTVQRSPEQEDRKPGVEELETENHKLQETNETLRRRLRDTEREVQTLQTLLRRNALHRVEEDSSS, from the exons ATGGTTACGGTCAAAACGGCGATGGACAACGAACAGCCCGCCGAGTGCCAGAGGATATGCTACCTGGTCAG GTTCTGGATCCAGGAGTTCTGGATGATGTTCCGGTTGCACAGCAGCCTGTCCGACAGCCTGGAGCAGTTCCAGGAGCTGATCCGAGACCTAGGACAGGATCATTTGGCTCCACTCCTGGAGACCAAGTGGAT ggagcGAGACTGGTCGTTGAAGGCCAGCCAGAAGATTAAGGCAAACTGCAGCAAGAAGAGGAAGGTATCTCTTCTCTTCGACCACCTGGAGCCCATCGAGTTGGCTGAACACCTCACCTTCCTGGAGTTCAAGTCCTTCTGCAGGATATCT TTTGTCGACTACCAGAGCTACATCCGCAGCTGCTGCATGAAGGACATCCCCGCCATGGAACGTTCCATCGCTCTGTGTAATGGTATCTCCCAGTGGGTGCAGCTCATGGTGCTGAGCAGGCCTACAGCTCAGCTGAGAGCGGAGGTTTTCACCAAGTTTATTCACGTGGCTAAG TGCCTCCATCTTATTCTCAACTTCAACACACTAATGGCGGTGGTGGGAGGCCTGTGTCACAGTTCCATCTCCAGGCTGAAGGACACGAGCGCACACGTACCCAGCGAGGTCACCAAG GTCCTGAATGAGATGACAGACCTGCTGTCGTCCTGTAGGAACTATGACAACTATAGACAGGCCTACGGCAGGTGTGCAGGTTTCAAGATCCCCATACTGGGCGtgcacctgaaggacctgatctcCGTCAACGAGGCCATGTCGGACTATGTGGAGGACGACAAGGTGAACGTGCAGAAGTTGCAGGCGCTCTACAGCCACATCCACGAGCTGATCCAGCTGCAGCAGACCCCGCCCCGGCTGGACGCCAACAAGGACCTTGTGCACCTGCTCACG CTGTCCCTGGACCTGTACTACACAGAGGATGACATTTACGAGCTGTCCTACGCAAGAGAGCCCAAGAACTGCAAGGCGCCC CCCGTCACGCCATCTAGACCCCCAATGGTAGTGGACTGGGCCCCGGGAGTAGCCCCCAAACCAGATCCGCGGACCATCAGCAAACATGTGCAGAGAATGGTGGAC TCCGTTTTCAAGAACTACGACCACGACCAGAACGGCTTCATCTGCCAGGACGACTTTGAGAAAATCGCAGCCAGCTTTCCCTTCTCCTTCTGTGTCATGGACAAAGAGAA GGAAGGCCTCATCAGCCGAGATGAGATCACTGCCTACTTCATGAGAGCCAGTGTCATCTGCTCCAAGCTGGGCCTGGGCTTCGTCCACAACTTCCAGGAGACCACGTACATGAAGCCCACCTTCTGTGACAACTGTTCAGGATTC TTGTGGGGCGTCATTAAACAAGGCTACAGATGCAAAG ACTGTGGGATGAACTGCCACAAGCTGTGCAAGGACCAGGTGGCCTTCGAGTGCAAGAAGAACGCGAAAGGGGCGTGTGCAAGCGACAGCCCGAGCCCCAGCCTGACCCCTGTAACAACAGGGGTCCCGGAAG GCTCGGAGGACGGGCCCTTCCCCTACCCGCCAGACGAGACCCGGGAGTGGAGCCCAGGGTCCccggtgcagctgcccccgCTGATACTGAGGCACCAGAGGGTCCACAGTGGCACCCAAACAGAGtggccctccctctcctccaccgccgccgccgccgccaccaccgccacgccCACCTCCCCCCCGGCCGACGGCGGCCGCCCTCAGCCGTCCTTCCTGTTGCCCACCCCGCCCGCCCTTCCCCCCTGCCCCAGCCCCGTGCCGCAGCGTAAGAAGCGCTCCTACGCCAAGTGGGAGAACCGGGCGTCCACCGTGCAGCGGTCCCCGGAGCAGGAGGACCGCAAACCGGgcgtggaggagctggagacg GAGAACCACAAGCTGCAGGAGACCAACGAGACGCTACGCAGGAGGCTGAGGGACACGGAGCGGGAGGTGCAGACGCTGCAGACGCTGCTCCGGAGAAACGCCCTGCACCGCGTGGAGGAGGACTCCTCCTCCTAG
- the exd1 gene encoding piRNA biogenesis protein EXD1, with product MAGDNLDFADILKRKRVKLTLKTACYFGIVQRINSNKSVTLTDVVDVKDGRKFPGVKLFFGHEIVNVEFCGETNGINGEIFIPESEGILNVEEFQPYKKNIICDNDDDADDEYVNFQVIDEFNEKFGPAVMHIKKQHVIGVAADGVESFQHGRLCWLQIATKNRVYLFDILLLGAQAFKNGLSMILQSKRMLKVVHDCRGVASSLLAQFGVKITNVFDTQVADVMCFLSDTGGYLPDRVSTLQEVVSTYLKVPSSGLSSLRMKTMLSKEEREMWYARPCPLPLLKVMALGVIHLQPLRLVLLDAMMTEYLDRVDSYLSNSLTEPGAVGHITMSNVLELPRELRELEHLRKGRQRHALDHLNLNQHGLLDRFNPRANNPPEATPQSKTPPITTPQTLPIAKSPYQTPPITTPQTPPITTPQTPPITTPQTPAITTPPYQSPPISQPQTTPTTTPQTLPITTPPYQTPPTTTPQTLPITTPRTLPKTRPLFQTPPIATPLIQTPPTITPLFPSTPITKPLSQAPTISAPLFKTMPPRLVASWDAMPRIQAEAPNNVPRLEPPPIEQAFSFLQMEASASRPQLTRGSSLQSTALITAGLAASPPPAVLGPAPPPAVLGPAPPPAVLGPAPPPAVLGPAPPPAVLGPAPPPAVLGPAPPLAVAPRPSLSPSNPGMRELMQGRIGRGRPLSEAPQAPPFALPSFGRGLLLQKGPVSSPVPQDWHLPWASMDNQMSPSAMPCLVKDTAGPQDLRAARDLQGVVPGLGRGQFKVSISPFSPTLGQSFASFRR from the exons ATGGCGGGAGACAACCTTGACTTTGCAGATATTCTCAAGAGAAAGCGCGTCAAGTTGACCCTGAAAACCGCATGCTACTTTGGCATTGTCCAGCGAATCAACTCAAACAAATCTGTGACCTTGACGGATG TTGTCGATGTCAAGGATGGAAGAAAGTTCCCTGGGGTGAAACTTTTCTTTGGCCACGAGATTGTGAATG TGGAATTCTGTGGGGAAACAAACGGTATCAATGG AGAAATATTCATCCCAGAGAGTGAAGGTATTCTGAATGTGGAAGAGTTTCAGCCTTACAAAAAGAACATAATTTGTG ataatgatgatgatgctgatgacgaGTACGTGAACTTTCAGGTCATCGATGAGTTTAATGAGAAGTTTGGACCTGCT gTGATGCACATTAAGAAGCAGCATGTGATCGGTGTGGCAGCTGATGGAGTGGAATCGTTCCAGCATGGCAGACTCTGCTGGCTTCAG ATTGCAACCAAGAACAGGGTATACCTCTTTGACATCCTGTTGCTCGGAGCTCAAGCTTTCAAGAACGGCCTCTCCATGATCCTTCAGAGCAAGCGGATGCTCAAG GTCGTGCACGACTGCCGAGGCGTTGCAAGCAGTTTGCTGGCGCAGTTCGGAGTGAAGATCACAAACGTCTTTGACACGCAG GTGGCAGATGTGATGTGCTTCCTCTCGGACACGGGCGGCTATCTTCCTGACCGGGTCAGCACGCTGCAGGAGGTGGTCAGCACGTACCTCAAGGTGCCCTCCTCCGGACTCTCCTCTCTTCGGATGAAGACAATGCTCAGCAAG gaggagagggagatgtgGTACGCCCGTCCGTGCCCTCTGCCCCTGCTCAAGGTCATGGCCCTGGGTGTGAtccacctccagcccctccgGCTGGTGCTGCTGGACGCAATGATGACGGAGTACCTGGACCGAGTCGACTCCTACCTCAGCAACAGCCTCACCGAGCCTGGCGCCGTCGGGCACATCACCATG AGCAACGTGTTGGAGCTTCCCAGGGAGCTGAGGGAACTGGAGCACCTGCGGAAGGGCCGCCAGCGCCACGCCCTCGACCACCTCAACCTCAACCAGCACGGGCTGCTGGATCGCTTCAATCCCCGGGCCAACAACCCACCCGAAGCCACGCCTCAGTCTAAGACCCCCCCCATAACCACGCCTCAGACCCTGCCCATAGCTAAGTCTCCCTATCAGACCCCGCCAATAACCACGCCTCAGACCCCGCCAATAACCACGCCTCAGACCCCGCCAATAACCACGCCTCAGACCCCGGCAATAACCACGCCTCCCTATCAGAGCCCGCCCATATCCCAGCCTCAGACCACGCCCACAACCACGCCTCAGACCCTGCCCATAACCACGCCTCCCTATCAGACCCCGCCCACAACCACGCCTCAGACCCTGCCAATAACCACGCCTCGGACCCTGCCCAAAACCAGGCCTCTGTTTCAGACCCCACCCATAGCCACGCCTCTGATTCAGACTCCGCCCACAATCACGCCTCTGTTTCCTTCCACGCCCATAACCAAGCCTCTGTCTCAGGCCCCAACCATAAGCGCACCTCTGTTTAAGACCATGCCGCCGCGGCTGGTAGCCAGCTGGGACGCCATGCCTCGGATCCAGGCAGAGGCCCCAAACAACGTGCCACGCTTGGAGCCTCCGCCAATCGAACAAGCATTCAGTTTTCTCCAAATGGAGGCATCTGCAAGCCGCCCTCAGCTAACCAGGGGGTCCTCCCTGCAGTCCACTGCCCTGATAACCGCTGGGTTGGCCGCAAGCCCTCCCCCTGCAGTCCTGGgtccggctcctccccctgcagtcCTGGgtccggctcctccccctgcagtcCTGGgtccggctcctccccctgcagtcCTGGgtccggctcctccccctgcagtcCTGGgtccggctcctccccctgcagtcCTGGGTCCGGCTCCTCCCCTTGCAGTGGCTCCCAGGCCGTCCCTGTCTCCCAGCAACCCTGGAATGAGAGAGTTGATGCAGGGGCGAATTGGCAGGGGAAGGCCCCTAAGTGAAGCCCCCCAGGCTCCCCCTTTTGCGCTCCCATCGTTTGGGAGAGGGTTGTTGCTCCAGAAGGGCCCGGTCTCGAGTCCGGTCCCCCAGGATTGGCACCTCCCTTGGGCCTCTATGGATAATCAGATGTCTCCCAGTGCCATGCCGTGCCTGGTTAAAGACACTGCGGGCCCCCAGGACCTCAGGGCCGCTAGGGACCTGCAGGGAGTTGTTCCCGGCCTGGGAAGAGGACAGTTTAAAGTGTCCATCAGTCCCTTCTCCCCAACTCTCGGTCAGTCCTTTGCCTCCttcaggaggtag